One Psychrobacillus glaciei genomic region harbors:
- the aroB gene encoding 3-dehydroquinate synthase — translation MIIPVRIKDSLYDVHLGENILQEFCERNAEAFQKVDQIVVISDENVWNLHKDYFQQNFSLPYKIHLVPNGEACKTFESYFNVQTFLLQENCSRNSILFALGGGAVGDLTGFVASTFMRGIPFYQIPTTILAHDSAVGGKTAINHPNGKNMIGAFYQPKEVLYDFHFLQTLPETEVRSGLAEVIKHALISDENWVNEFLHLASIADIQKRELLVWLEKGIRVKAQIVELDEREQSYRKYLNFGHTYGHAIEASVGYGKITHGEAVMIGLIPALMLSELHGKVEVGYAHKVFGLAKKLGYQFQHVLNCSFEQLATFMLKDKKTTNGELHFALLQKIGEPFVKVISMEEVKKCDEQLRKWIEEGK, via the coding sequence ATGATAATCCCAGTAAGAATAAAGGATTCTCTTTATGACGTTCATTTAGGAGAAAATATTTTGCAAGAATTTTGTGAAAGAAATGCAGAAGCATTTCAAAAAGTAGATCAAATCGTTGTAATTTCGGACGAAAACGTTTGGAATTTGCATAAAGATTATTTTCAACAAAATTTTTCATTGCCTTATAAAATTCATCTTGTTCCTAATGGAGAAGCATGTAAAACGTTTGAATCCTATTTCAATGTTCAAACGTTTCTGCTGCAAGAAAATTGTTCAAGAAATAGTATTTTATTTGCTCTAGGTGGTGGAGCTGTAGGAGATTTGACAGGTTTTGTAGCATCTACTTTTATGAGAGGTATCCCATTTTATCAAATTCCAACGACTATTTTAGCGCATGATAGTGCTGTAGGAGGAAAAACAGCGATTAATCATCCAAATGGCAAGAATATGATTGGCGCTTTTTATCAACCGAAGGAAGTTTTATATGATTTTCATTTTCTGCAAACTTTGCCTGAAACAGAGGTTCGTTCGGGACTAGCGGAAGTAATAAAACATGCACTCATTAGCGATGAAAATTGGGTAAATGAATTCTTACATTTGGCAAGCATTGCTGATATTCAAAAAAGAGAGCTTCTTGTATGGCTTGAAAAAGGAATCCGGGTTAAAGCGCAAATAGTAGAGTTAGATGAAAGAGAACAATCGTACCGCAAGTATTTAAACTTTGGGCATACATACGGACATGCAATCGAAGCTTCTGTTGGTTATGGGAAAATTACACATGGAGAAGCTGTCATGATTGGTCTAATTCCTGCATTAATGTTAAGCGAATTACATGGAAAAGTGGAGGTTGGCTATGCACATAAAGTATTTGGGCTTGCGAAAAAACTTGGATATCAATTTCAACATGTATTAAACTGCTCTTTTGAACAATTAGCTACATTTATGCTGAAAGATAAAAAAACAACAAATGGAGAACTTCATTTTGCGTTGTTACAAAAAATAGGAGAACCTTTTGTTAAAGTTATATCTATGGAAGAAGTTAAAAAATGTGATGAACAATTAAGAAAATGGATTGAGGAGGGGAAATAA
- the aroH gene encoding chorismate mutase, whose product MIRGVRGAVTVTEDSNEEVLRETARLVTEMARANDINPDTIASVIISTTTDISSAFPARAVRNLDGWTFVPVMCTHEMNVPGALEKCIRLLMHVNTEKPQKDIQHIYLNNAVQLRPDLVK is encoded by the coding sequence GTGATCAGAGGAGTTAGAGGAGCAGTAACAGTAACAGAAGACTCAAATGAAGAAGTACTTCGAGAAACAGCTAGACTTGTGACAGAAATGGCTAGAGCAAATGATATAAATCCAGATACAATTGCTTCCGTCATTATATCGACAACGACAGATATCTCCTCTGCTTTTCCAGCGAGAGCAGTACGTAACTTAGACGGATGGACATTTGTACCAGTTATGTGTACGCATGAAATGAATGTCCCTGGTGCATTAGAAAAATGCATTCGATTATTGATGCATGTAAATACAGAGAAACCCCAAAAAGATATTCAACATATTTATTTAAATAACGCTGTCCAGTTAAGACCTGATTTAGTTAAGTAA
- the hisC gene encoding histidinol-phosphate transaminase has product MKFKKQIKGLEAYQPGKTTEEVKRIFNLDKVTKLASNENPYGTSPNVKAFLENAKVNYAIYPDGYASKLRTAVAKHLNVSEKQLLFGNGSDDNILIVSRAILQPGLNTVMASITFGQYKHNAIVEGAEVREVPLTNGEHDLDKMYEAIDENTAIVWICNPNNPTGSLTPSDKIKEFLEKVPSDVLVVLDEAYTEYITDEKYESSIGLLEKHPNLLIMRTFSKAYGLASFRVGYAIGSEEVIYQLEPTREPFNNTVLSQEVALIGLEDQNFIEACRVKNNAGIKQYEVFCSERNLHYFPSHTNFILMEVKADSDAVFQGLMKRGFIVRSGNALGVPGYLRITIGTEEENTELLQKLNEVLHEEGVI; this is encoded by the coding sequence ATGAAATTCAAAAAACAAATTAAAGGATTGGAAGCTTACCAACCTGGGAAAACAACGGAAGAAGTAAAAAGAATATTTAATCTAGACAAAGTAACTAAACTGGCATCTAATGAGAATCCATATGGAACTTCTCCAAATGTAAAAGCGTTTTTAGAAAATGCGAAAGTAAATTATGCCATTTATCCTGATGGCTATGCTTCAAAGTTAAGAACCGCAGTGGCTAAACACTTGAATGTTTCAGAAAAACAATTATTATTCGGTAATGGATCCGATGATAATATATTAATTGTTTCAAGAGCAATCCTTCAACCTGGATTAAACACAGTGATGGCCTCTATCACTTTTGGGCAATATAAGCATAATGCAATTGTAGAAGGTGCAGAGGTCAGAGAAGTACCGTTAACAAACGGAGAACATGATTTAGATAAAATGTATGAAGCAATTGATGAAAATACAGCTATCGTTTGGATTTGTAATCCGAATAATCCAACTGGATCATTAACTCCTTCTGATAAAATTAAAGAATTTCTTGAAAAAGTACCTAGCGATGTATTGGTAGTGCTTGATGAAGCTTATACCGAATATATTACAGACGAAAAGTATGAAAGTTCCATTGGATTGTTGGAAAAACATCCAAACTTATTAATAATGCGTACTTTCTCTAAAGCATACGGATTAGCAAGTTTCCGAGTTGGTTATGCAATTGGTTCGGAGGAAGTAATCTATCAGCTAGAACCTACTCGTGAGCCGTTTAATAATACGGTATTAAGCCAAGAAGTGGCGCTTATCGGCCTGGAGGACCAAAACTTCATTGAAGCGTGCAGAGTGAAAAATAATGCCGGTATAAAGCAATATGAAGTGTTCTGTTCGGAACGTAATCTTCATTATTTTCCTTCGCACACTAACTTCATATTGATGGAAGTTAAAGCAGATAGTGATGCAGTTTTCCAAGGGTTAATGAAGCGAGGATTTATTGTACGTAGTGGGAATGCGTTAGGTGTTCCAGGATATCTTCGTATAACAATTGGTACAGAGGAAGAAAATACGGAGTTACTGCAAAAACTAAATGAAGTTTTACATGAGGAAGGCGTAATTTAA
- a CDS encoding prephenate dehydrogenase — MKQTVFIIGLGLIGGSLALGLKRNKDISIIGYDAQSQTLQTAQKIGVIDEMASHMEEGAALADVIIFATPVNETIRLMHEMSKWSLKKQVIVTDTGSTKKEIMKAALRLKEMGITFIGGHPMAGSHKSGVEAARAHLFENAFYMLTPFENENKKEVKILFDILQVTKAKVVQVNAVEHDHMTAVVSHFPHLVAASLVHQLAGENEQFPFTKQLASGGFRDLTRIASANPIMWRDITLQNRKELSNQLHMWTEEMNKLQNLLLHGEADEIETYFSKAKQVRDELPITTQGAMFSVFDLYVDVPDYPGVISEITGYLAKGDISITNLRIVETREDIFGILVVSFQTMDDRAKAVKCIANNTTFETYIS, encoded by the coding sequence ATGAAACAAACAGTTTTCATCATTGGACTCGGATTAATAGGAGGTTCTTTAGCGCTTGGATTAAAGCGCAATAAAGACATTTCTATTATCGGTTACGATGCACAAAGTCAAACGCTTCAAACTGCCCAAAAAATTGGTGTAATTGATGAGATGGCTTCTCATATGGAAGAAGGAGCTGCACTTGCAGATGTGATTATATTTGCTACTCCTGTCAATGAAACAATTCGATTAATGCATGAAATGTCTAAATGGAGTCTTAAGAAACAAGTAATCGTAACAGATACAGGAAGTACAAAAAAAGAAATAATGAAAGCAGCTCTAAGATTAAAAGAAATGGGCATAACATTTATCGGCGGACATCCGATGGCTGGTTCCCATAAAAGTGGTGTAGAGGCAGCTCGTGCACATCTATTTGAGAATGCATTTTATATGCTTACTCCATTTGAAAACGAAAATAAAAAAGAAGTAAAAATTCTTTTTGATATTTTACAAGTTACAAAAGCAAAAGTTGTTCAAGTGAATGCAGTAGAACATGATCATATGACAGCAGTTGTTAGCCATTTCCCTCATTTGGTTGCTGCCTCACTTGTGCACCAACTTGCTGGAGAAAATGAACAATTTCCTTTTACGAAGCAACTTGCTTCTGGTGGGTTTCGTGATTTAACAAGGATTGCATCAGCAAATCCAATTATGTGGCGAGATATTACGCTTCAAAATCGTAAGGAGTTAAGTAATCAATTACACATGTGGACAGAAGAAATGAACAAGCTTCAAAATCTTTTGCTACATGGGGAAGCAGATGAAATAGAAACTTATTTTTCAAAAGCTAAACAAGTTCGTGATGAGCTCCCAATTACAACGCAAGGTGCAATGTTCTCTGTATTTGATTTATATGTCGATGTACCGGATTATCCAGGGGTAATTTCTGAAATTACTGGTTATTTAGCTAAAGGCGATATAAGCATTACAAACTTACGAATTGTGGAAACTCGAGAAGATATTTTTGGGATTTTAGTAGTTAGTTTTCAAACAATGGATGATCGTGCGAAAGCTGTTAAATGTATAGCTAATAATACAACTTTTGAAACATATATCTCTTAA
- the aroA gene encoding 3-phosphoshikimate 1-carboxyvinyltransferase yields MSKELNYAQPSLQGTIRIPGDKSISHRSIMFGAIAKGTTTVEGFLQSDDCLATIDCFTKLGVKILVEAEAVQIISNGIDAWNEPNEILYTGNSGTTTRLMLGILAGSNVSTILIGDESIQKRPMKRVTAPLKQMGAHFIGRDDAQFTPIAVEGKKLQAIQYKMPVASAQVKSAILFAGLHAEGETMVTEMETSRDHTERMLLHFGANIAVEGKKIRLQGLQELRGTHVVVPGDISSAAFFLVAGAIVPNSKLVLQNVGLNPTRTGIMEVLQEMGAKVSIRHLNNVSHEEIGDITISTSELIGTEIGGELIPRLIDEIPIIALLATQARGRTVIKDAEELKVKETNRIDAVVTELKKLGANITATDDGMIIEGPTPLHGADLFTYGDHRIGMMAAIASLVTSSAVTIDNEICVGVSYPNFFEQLSSVIK; encoded by the coding sequence ATGAGTAAAGAATTAAATTATGCACAGCCCTCCTTGCAAGGAACAATACGAATACCTGGCGATAAATCCATTTCTCACCGTTCTATCATGTTTGGAGCTATAGCAAAAGGGACAACAACGGTAGAAGGGTTCTTGCAAAGCGACGACTGTTTAGCGACAATCGATTGCTTCACTAAGCTAGGTGTGAAAATTTTGGTAGAGGCCGAAGCTGTTCAAATTATAAGCAATGGAATAGATGCTTGGAATGAGCCGAATGAAATCTTATATACGGGTAATTCTGGTACAACGACTAGACTTATGCTTGGTATTTTAGCTGGTTCAAACGTTTCGACTATTTTAATTGGCGATGAATCCATTCAAAAACGTCCAATGAAACGAGTAACTGCTCCGCTCAAGCAAATGGGAGCACATTTTATTGGTAGAGACGACGCACAGTTTACACCAATCGCAGTGGAGGGTAAAAAGCTTCAAGCCATCCAGTATAAAATGCCCGTTGCAAGTGCACAAGTGAAATCTGCGATATTATTCGCGGGTTTACATGCTGAAGGTGAGACGATGGTAACTGAAATGGAAACTTCTCGCGATCATACAGAAAGAATGCTTCTTCATTTCGGAGCGAACATAGCCGTAGAGGGTAAAAAAATTCGTTTACAAGGACTGCAAGAACTTAGAGGTACTCATGTTGTGGTGCCTGGAGATATTTCATCTGCTGCGTTCTTTTTAGTTGCTGGTGCAATCGTTCCTAACAGTAAGTTAGTACTTCAAAACGTTGGATTAAATCCTACTAGAACAGGAATTATGGAAGTTCTTCAGGAAATGGGTGCTAAAGTATCCATTCGACACTTAAATAATGTGAGCCATGAAGAAATAGGGGATATTACGATTAGTACATCTGAACTAATCGGAACAGAAATCGGTGGGGAACTAATCCCGCGATTAATTGATGAAATTCCAATTATTGCATTACTTGCAACGCAAGCAAGAGGTAGAACAGTAATTAAAGATGCGGAAGAGCTGAAAGTAAAAGAAACCAATCGTATTGATGCGGTTGTAACCGAGTTAAAGAAACTTGGAGCTAATATTACTGCAACGGATGATGGAATGATTATTGAAGGACCAACACCTTTACATGGTGCGGATTTGTTTACTTATGGAGATCACCGGATTGGTATGATGGCTGCAATTGCATCTCTTGTCACATCCAGCGCAGTAACAATAGACAATGAGATTTGCGTTGGTGTTTCTTATCCAAACTTTTTTGAACAACTTTCAAGTGTGATAAAATAG
- a CDS encoding tetratricopeptide repeat protein, protein MEKLEPFIEAIEQGNMEKLNDMIDSFLIEPDAETQYELADVLTQYGYTEEAIKVLAHLQFLFPDESQLKIDQAQLFLEMDKEDEALNLLTSVEKSSEVYPQALLTLADYYQMIGLYEVAEQKIDEAIAIMPKESLLLYAKGEILFETGRYLEAARVLENLLPLQDSIQGVDLPLKLAEIYSAGAAYEEAIPYYAEALKKEVSPDVLFHAAYASFQVQHYDTAVNQLENLLEIDPDYFSGYMLLAETYAMLEKNAEAFKAITNGIARDEFEKEYYLFAGKISLKMGKVKEAESFLQEAIALDPEYMDAIFILSSLFSKEEKDEELIELYETLKNEHFEWSSMYPFLADAFNRLEIYEKAYEFYKLAYTELKDDAQFLGKYVYFLLEEGKREEALEVIGLLQELEPENSTWFEMT, encoded by the coding sequence TTGGAAAAATTAGAGCCATTTATTGAAGCGATAGAACAAGGAAATATGGAAAAGCTAAATGACATGATCGATTCTTTTTTAATAGAACCAGATGCCGAAACACAATATGAGTTGGCTGATGTATTGACCCAATATGGATATACGGAAGAAGCGATAAAAGTTTTAGCTCACCTTCAATTTTTATTTCCAGATGAAAGTCAATTAAAAATTGATCAAGCTCAGCTATTTTTAGAAATGGATAAGGAAGATGAAGCGTTAAATCTCTTAACAAGTGTAGAAAAATCGAGTGAAGTATATCCACAAGCGCTACTAACTTTAGCTGATTATTATCAAATGATTGGTCTGTATGAAGTAGCTGAACAAAAAATAGATGAAGCGATTGCAATTATGCCAAAAGAATCGTTATTACTTTATGCAAAAGGAGAAATATTATTTGAAACTGGTAGATATCTAGAGGCTGCTAGAGTTTTAGAGAATCTTTTGCCATTACAAGATTCCATTCAAGGAGTCGATTTACCTTTGAAGCTTGCTGAAATTTATAGTGCCGGAGCAGCTTATGAAGAAGCGATTCCATACTATGCAGAAGCTTTGAAAAAAGAAGTATCACCTGATGTTTTATTTCATGCAGCGTATGCATCATTTCAAGTGCAGCATTATGATACAGCAGTAAATCAATTAGAAAATTTACTAGAAATAGATCCGGACTATTTTTCAGGCTATATGTTGTTAGCTGAAACATATGCAATGCTGGAGAAAAACGCAGAAGCATTTAAAGCAATAACAAATGGAATTGCTCGTGATGAATTTGAAAAAGAATATTATTTATTTGCAGGTAAAATTTCGTTAAAAATGGGTAAAGTGAAAGAAGCAGAGTCATTTTTACAAGAAGCAATTGCGCTAGATCCAGAATATATGGATGCGATTTTCATCCTTTCTTCTTTATTTTCTAAGGAAGAAAAAGATGAAGAGCTGATTGAACTATATGAAACGTTGAAAAATGAACATTTTGAATGGTCGTCCATGTATCCATTTTTAGCGGATGCTTTTAATCGATTAGAAATTTACGAAAAAGCATACGAATTTTATAAGTTAGCATATACTGAACTTAAGGACGATGCACAATTTTTGGGTAAATATGTATACTTTCTACTTGAAGAAGGAAAAAGAGAAGAAGCTCTAGAAGTAATAGGTCTATTACAGGAATTAGAGCCGGAAAATAGTACATGGTTTGAAATGACCTAA
- a CDS encoding ReoY family proteolytic degradation factor: MTASVSVGEKKEFVRWFLKKYQMKRRECVWILNYLISHETLLNNVHFVEEAHYCPRAMVMSVTTSSGIPFRFYKGSIMTADAEKSFHDLRLHPEEEMYIQLNFQTVPPSPEYLAVLEENPYMPKYLHISEKDKLIVEDVLSESLHFFQVEQLQKQIDQAIDQNNKEKFLELSALWKELVAKDI; encoded by the coding sequence GTGACTGCTTCTGTTTCAGTTGGCGAGAAGAAAGAATTTGTCCGTTGGTTTTTGAAAAAATATCAAATGAAAAGAAGAGAGTGCGTCTGGATATTGAATTATTTAATAAGTCATGAAACATTATTAAATAATGTGCATTTCGTGGAGGAAGCTCATTATTGTCCCCGAGCAATGGTTATGTCCGTTACAACTTCTTCAGGTATACCTTTTCGATTTTATAAAGGAAGCATTATGACAGCGGACGCGGAAAAATCATTTCATGATTTGAGGCTGCATCCTGAGGAAGAAATGTACATCCAGTTAAACTTTCAGACAGTTCCACCAAGTCCAGAATACTTAGCAGTTTTAGAAGAAAATCCTTATATGCCGAAGTATTTGCATATTAGTGAAAAAGATAAGCTTATTGTAGAAGATGTATTGTCGGAGAGTTTACACTTTTTTCAAGTTGAACAGTTACAAAAACAAATAGATCAAGCAATTGATCAAAATAATAAAGAAAAATTTCTTGAACTTTCTGCCTTGTGGAAAGAACTAGTTGCTAAAGACATTTAG
- a CDS encoding DUF2487 family protein, with the protein MHWNGKDSAVFQAQKEYIDTAIIPLTLIDGSDSGFQFAASAADFVLSLGNIIENQFKGRIVLFPSFSYTRNQDKHLLLENWLEELKKAQFKHIFFLTSDRDWITMNEEQNVFWIPSIPLESMDQKMKNSVLEDQLRQLIPTFAEKWAN; encoded by the coding sequence ATGCATTGGAACGGAAAAGATAGTGCTGTATTTCAAGCACAAAAAGAGTATATAGATACTGCAATAATTCCCCTAACATTAATCGATGGGTCTGACAGTGGATTTCAATTTGCTGCCTCTGCTGCAGACTTCGTTTTATCATTAGGAAATATAATTGAAAATCAATTTAAAGGAAGGATCGTCTTATTTCCTTCCTTCTCTTATACTAGAAATCAGGACAAGCATTTATTGTTAGAAAATTGGTTGGAAGAATTGAAAAAGGCACAATTCAAACATATATTTTTCCTTACTTCTGATCGCGATTGGATTACAATGAATGAAGAGCAAAATGTTTTTTGGATACCTTCTATACCGCTAGAATCAATGGATCAAAAAATGAAAAATTCTGTTTTAGAAGATCAACTCCGTCAACTTATACCCACTTTTGCAGAAAAATGGGCGAATTAA
- a CDS encoding QcrA and Rieske domain-containing protein encodes MSNNKVSRRQFLSYTLTGVGGFMAAGMLMPMARFAIDPVLQKKAGGNFVQTDKKVSEITDVPVRVDFTFEQVDAWYKSDVTNTAWVYKEGDQIIALSPVCKHLGCTVNWDGDPAHKNQFYCPCHGGRYEKNGKNIPKTPPLGPLDQYEVREKDGFIEIGKAIPNTLV; translated from the coding sequence ATGAGTAACAATAAGGTTTCAAGACGTCAGTTTCTAAGTTATACATTAACAGGTGTTGGTGGATTTATGGCAGCTGGAATGCTAATGCCAATGGCACGTTTTGCAATTGATCCAGTTTTGCAAAAAAAAGCTGGTGGAAACTTCGTTCAAACTGATAAAAAGGTTTCAGAAATTACGGATGTTCCTGTACGTGTGGATTTCACTTTTGAACAAGTGGATGCATGGTACAAGTCTGATGTAACCAACACTGCATGGGTTTACAAAGAAGGAGATCAAATTATCGCTCTTTCTCCAGTATGTAAGCATTTAGGTTGTACAGTGAACTGGGATGGTGACCCAGCACACAAAAATCAATTCTACTGTCCATGTCACGGTGGTCGCTATGAGAAAAACGGAAAGAATATTCCAAAAACACCACCTCTAGGTCCGTTGGATCAGTATGAAGTTCGTGAAAAAGACGGTTTCATAGAAATTGGAAAAGCTATACCTAACACATTAGTTTAA
- the qcrB gene encoding menaquinol-cytochrome c reductase cytochrome b subunit, producing MLNKIYDWVDERLDITPIWRDIADHEVPEHVNPAHHFSAFVYCFGGLTFFITVIQILSGMFLTMYYVPDIVNAWESVYYLQNEVAFGEIVRGMHHWGASLVIVMMFLHTLRVFFTGSYKKPRELNWMVGVLIFAVMLGLGFTGYLLPWDMKALFATKVGIQIAASVPLIGGAIKTLLAGDEHIIGAQTLTRFFAIHVFFLPAALFALLAAHFIMIRRQGISGPL from the coding sequence GTGCTGAATAAAATCTATGATTGGGTGGATGAACGGTTAGATATTACACCAATATGGCGTGATATCGCAGACCACGAAGTACCAGAACACGTAAACCCTGCACATCATTTCTCTGCATTTGTCTATTGTTTTGGAGGGTTAACATTCTTTATTACGGTTATTCAAATTTTATCGGGTATGTTTTTAACGATGTATTACGTACCGGATATTGTAAATGCGTGGGAATCTGTTTACTATCTTCAAAACGAAGTGGCATTCGGTGAAATTGTGCGAGGGATGCATCACTGGGGAGCATCACTTGTTATTGTTATGATGTTCTTACATACATTACGTGTATTCTTTACTGGTTCTTATAAAAAGCCTCGTGAACTAAACTGGATGGTCGGAGTATTAATCTTCGCTGTTATGTTAGGTTTAGGATTTACAGGTTACTTACTTCCTTGGGACATGAAAGCATTGTTCGCAACTAAAGTAGGTATTCAAATTGCAGCATCTGTTCCATTGATTGGTGGAGCTATTAAAACATTATTAGCCGGTGATGAACATATTATCGGTGCACAAACATTAACAAGATTCTTTGCGATTCATGTGTTCTTCTTACCAGCTGCATTATTCGCTTTACTTGCAGCTCACTTTATCATGATTCGTCGTCAAGGTATTTCTGGACCACTATAA
- a CDS encoding menaquinol-cytochrome c reductase cytochrome b/c subunit: MHRGKGMKFVGDSRVTDPASRPKKMPKDYSEYPGKTEAFWPDFLLKEWLVGAVFLVGYLVLTVAHPSPLERPADPSDTAYIPMPDWYFLFLYQLLKYEFASGPYNVIGSIIIPGLAFGALLLVPFLDTSKERSPWKRPLPTGFMLLALAAMIFLTWESVANHDWVAAKAQGEIKAPVAKVEFDESSEGYQIYAKASCISCHGNAFEGGIGKPLIGLKYTADEIVNIAHEGLPGGMPGGTFQGTDEELHKLAEFITTLQPEGK, encoded by the coding sequence ATGCATCGCGGAAAAGGTATGAAGTTTGTTGGGGATTCTCGTGTAACAGATCCAGCTAGCAGACCTAAAAAAATGCCGAAAGACTATTCTGAGTATCCGGGTAAAACAGAAGCTTTCTGGCCTGACTTTTTGTTAAAAGAATGGTTAGTCGGTGCGGTTTTCTTAGTGGGTTATTTGGTGTTAACTGTTGCTCATCCGTCGCCACTTGAGCGTCCGGCTGATCCATCAGACACTGCATATATTCCAATGCCAGACTGGTATTTCTTATTTCTATACCAATTATTAAAATACGAATTTGCTTCTGGTCCATATAATGTGATTGGATCAATCATTATTCCAGGATTAGCTTTTGGTGCACTTTTATTAGTTCCATTTTTAGATACTAGCAAAGAAAGAAGTCCGTGGAAACGTCCGTTACCAACTGGATTTATGCTTCTTGCTCTTGCTGCCATGATATTTTTAACTTGGGAATCAGTAGCAAACCATGACTGGGTAGCTGCTAAAGCTCAAGGGGAAATTAAAGCACCAGTTGCTAAAGTAGAATTTGATGAAAGCTCGGAAGGTTATCAAATTTATGCCAAAGCATCGTGTATCAGTTGTCATGGTAACGCTTTTGAAGGTGGAATAGGTAAGCCGTTAATCGGTTTAAAATACACAGCCGATGAGATCGTTAACATCGCACATGAAGGTTTACCAGGCGGTATGCCAGGTGGTACTTTCCAAGGTACAGATGAAGAGCTTCACAAACTTGCAGAGTTTATAACAACTCTTCAACCTGAAGGAAAATAG
- a CDS encoding DUF1405 domain-containing protein → MKELMMFLKIVLYNKSFMWLLFFVNLLGTIYGYYWYGSQLAITKPIFYIFVPDSPTASLFFTIALLGWLLKKNWKLVEVLALITLVKYGLWAVVMNIWTYIETGSIGWMGWMLVISHFGMALQAILYMPFYKFKWVHILIASIWTVHNDIIDYVFDQMPIYRSLNIYANQIGYFTFWLSIACILIAIYNYQKRSKLIS, encoded by the coding sequence ATGAAAGAACTGATGATGTTTTTGAAAATAGTACTCTACAATAAATCATTTATGTGGCTATTGTTTTTTGTCAATCTTTTAGGAACGATATATGGTTACTATTGGTATGGCTCTCAACTCGCTATTACAAAACCTATATTTTATATTTTTGTTCCTGATAGTCCTACCGCTAGTTTATTTTTTACTATTGCATTACTGGGATGGCTGTTAAAAAAGAATTGGAAGCTTGTTGAAGTCCTTGCTTTAATTACACTTGTGAAATATGGCTTGTGGGCAGTTGTTATGAATATTTGGACATATATAGAAACAGGATCCATTGGTTGGATGGGATGGATGTTAGTCATTTCTCACTTTGGAATGGCACTTCAAGCTATTTTATATATGCCATTCTACAAATTTAAATGGGTACATATATTGATTGCCTCTATTTGGACAGTTCATAATGATATTATTGATTATGTGTTTGATCAAATGCCTATTTACAGAAGCTTAAATATTTATGCTAATCAGATTGGTTATTTTACATTTTGGTTGTCAATTGCATGTATTCTAATCGCTATTTATAATTATCAAAAAAGGTCAAAGCTAATAAGTTGA
- a CDS encoding zinc metallopeptidase produces MLLGTYIVYFAIILLLPLYAQMKVKSTYNKYSKVRSTSGMSGAQVARTILDANGLHDVKVIESRGFLSDHYNPMTKVVALSSHNYNEASVAGAAIAAHEVGHAIQHKEAYSFLTLRHKLVPIANISSNASWIFVMIGIFASMGNMLLLGIVLLAVGVVFQFVTLPVEFNASSRAMDQMVSLGIIRNEEERHAKKVLSAAALTYVAATAVAVLELLRLVLIFTGMNRND; encoded by the coding sequence ATTTTGTTGGGTACTTATATAGTGTATTTTGCAATAATTTTATTATTGCCTTTATATGCACAAATGAAAGTGAAAAGTACGTATAATAAATATTCAAAAGTTCGCTCTACTTCCGGAATGAGTGGCGCACAAGTAGCTAGAACTATTTTAGATGCGAATGGATTACATGATGTAAAAGTGATTGAAAGTAGAGGATTTTTAAGCGATCACTACAACCCCATGACAAAGGTTGTTGCTTTATCTTCCCATAATTATAACGAGGCATCTGTTGCTGGTGCAGCAATTGCAGCCCATGAAGTTGGACATGCGATCCAACATAAAGAAGCTTATTCGTTTTTAACATTAAGACATAAGTTAGTACCCATAGCAAATATCTCTTCCAACGCATCTTGGATTTTTGTAATGATAGGTATCTTTGCAAGCATGGGTAATATGCTGCTTTTAGGTATTGTCTTACTTGCAGTTGGGGTGGTATTTCAATTTGTAACACTTCCAGTAGAATTCAACGCTTCTAGCCGTGCAATGGATCAAATGGTTTCTTTAGGTATTATTCGTAATGAAGAAGAACGCCATGCGAAAAAAGTGTTAAGCGCCGCAGCTTTAACTTATGTTGCCGCTACTGCAGTTGCCGTTCTTGAATTATTACGTTTAGTTTTAATCTTTACAGGCATGAATAGAAATGATTAA